One Lysobacter enzymogenes DNA segment encodes these proteins:
- a CDS encoding bpX6 domain-containing protein has product MSDAHGAQVRYPVWRGQQAVAGLWLPADLLNAQQRGERLLHWWAPGCRAWRFDRGPARGDLLRFEAERALHCDDAGGTPLCRIGAHGLYAGPLTAAEREGLAPADVHLVLGGQSLALDLADGEALDPSLAIELDDYALHDTFVCDRALPKLQPDKIAGKAVRELLGDRIAPPSEERQRFLRALGRNRDDAGNDKPGLLERATGARDGAAAWLLRRFPGLGVGFGGGGGAGGFGSGFGFGSGAGVADATPSGAAGGIAQRRNTVLPQRWRAALARMAAASGAARLIGLRQGAYLRRLLEQFDHGDTLEALRHALPIDGDDAGSLGQSFGTPGRRDDLSLSAQRNVGASIGAGHDIRELLRQRYRRAFERLDGAGKIDEAVFVLAELLNARQEALDYLVKHGRAAQAAELALGWDMPADAIIRLLMLAGDVERATLVARRDNAFATALALLEGASGHRAHALSLRREWGRALAAQGRWLDAVEAVWPDPDSREQAARWLQTAEAGGAELSARALVRRAALLPDTLQHYAGRVAELTDPDAPAAPREALGQALATIAHAQRNQALARIAARALPALAADRAGGANALERAQLDRIRALAADPWLDADLPAWGVPPTPPALPLWERRAALEASLQADPGLQAPLDLAALGDGRWLAAFGEAGAAMFDAAGRCLKRYAAPAHRLVIGDSGEVALALARRESVWRIARLDLTGHRIEDLGALPLQFFADRFDGVAWAAVSGQRIVAFDAGPVGEGGRPLQVLWSVGDLGGDIVQARFLRHDELFLVAGRGVTTVWHYRTHPSRGLVSREPVEVPAHGWMLLDPHNTVDDVVIAANEDGGMRFSFRFGGRNCAIDLEPPEPVGGECESSLIPLARGFLVVLHGVYRMRAYLIRRGNDEAARCVARIDWPQARLRAREQADRLVLFDDEGRAMSIGAESSQVRSVQLR; this is encoded by the coding sequence ATGAGTGACGCGCACGGCGCGCAGGTGCGGTATCCGGTATGGCGCGGCCAGCAGGCCGTGGCCGGGCTGTGGCTGCCGGCGGACTTGCTCAACGCGCAACAGCGCGGCGAACGCCTGCTGCATTGGTGGGCGCCGGGCTGCCGCGCCTGGCGCTTCGACCGCGGCCCCGCGCGCGGCGACCTGCTGCGCTTCGAGGCCGAACGCGCGCTGCACTGCGACGACGCCGGCGGCACGCCGCTGTGCCGGATCGGCGCGCACGGCCTCTACGCCGGCCCGCTGACCGCGGCCGAACGCGAAGGTCTGGCGCCGGCCGACGTGCATCTGGTGCTGGGCGGGCAGTCGCTGGCGCTGGATCTGGCCGACGGCGAAGCGCTGGACCCGTCGCTGGCGATCGAACTCGACGACTACGCCCTGCACGACACCTTCGTCTGCGACCGCGCGCTGCCCAAGCTGCAGCCGGACAAGATCGCCGGCAAGGCGGTGCGCGAACTGCTCGGCGACCGCATCGCGCCGCCGAGCGAGGAGCGCCAGCGCTTCCTGCGCGCGCTGGGCCGCAACCGCGACGATGCAGGCAACGACAAGCCGGGCCTGCTGGAACGCGCGACCGGTGCGCGCGACGGCGCCGCCGCGTGGTTGCTGCGCCGCTTTCCGGGGCTGGGTGTCGGCTTCGGCGGCGGTGGCGGCGCGGGTGGGTTCGGATCCGGATTCGGATTCGGATCCGGCGCCGGCGTGGCCGACGCGACGCCGTCCGGTGCCGCCGGCGGCATCGCCCAGCGCCGCAACACGGTGCTGCCGCAGCGCTGGCGCGCCGCGCTCGCGCGCATGGCCGCGGCCAGCGGCGCGGCGCGGCTGATCGGCCTGCGCCAGGGCGCCTACCTGCGCCGGCTGCTGGAACAGTTCGACCACGGCGATACCCTGGAAGCCTTGCGCCACGCGCTGCCGATCGACGGCGACGACGCCGGTTCGCTCGGCCAGTCCTTCGGCACGCCGGGCCGCCGCGACGACCTCAGCCTGAGCGCGCAGCGCAACGTCGGCGCCAGCATCGGCGCGGGCCACGACATCCGCGAACTGCTGCGCCAGCGCTACCGCCGCGCGTTCGAGCGGCTCGACGGCGCGGGCAAGATCGACGAAGCGGTGTTCGTGCTGGCCGAGTTGCTCAACGCGCGCCAGGAAGCGCTGGACTATCTGGTCAAGCACGGGCGCGCGGCGCAGGCCGCGGAACTGGCCCTGGGCTGGGACATGCCGGCCGACGCGATCATCCGCCTGCTGATGCTGGCCGGCGACGTCGAGCGCGCGACGCTGGTGGCGCGCCGCGACAACGCCTTCGCGACGGCGCTGGCGCTGCTGGAAGGCGCGTCCGGACATCGCGCGCACGCGCTGAGCCTGCGCCGCGAATGGGGCCGCGCGCTGGCCGCGCAAGGGCGCTGGCTGGACGCGGTGGAAGCGGTGTGGCCGGACCCGGATTCGCGCGAACAGGCCGCGCGCTGGCTGCAGACCGCCGAGGCCGGCGGCGCCGAACTGTCGGCGCGCGCGCTGGTGCGCCGCGCCGCGCTGCTGCCCGACACCCTGCAGCACTACGCCGGGCGCGTCGCCGAACTGACCGACCCGGACGCGCCGGCGGCGCCGCGCGAAGCGCTCGGCCAGGCCCTGGCGACGATCGCGCACGCGCAGCGCAACCAGGCGCTGGCGCGGATCGCCGCGCGCGCGCTGCCGGCGCTGGCGGCCGACCGCGCCGGCGGCGCCAACGCGCTCGAACGCGCCCAGCTCGACCGCATCCGCGCGCTCGCCGCGGATCCCTGGCTCGACGCCGACCTGCCCGCGTGGGGCGTGCCGCCGACGCCGCCGGCGCTGCCGCTGTGGGAACGCCGCGCCGCGCTCGAGGCGAGCCTGCAGGCCGATCCCGGCCTGCAGGCGCCGCTGGATCTGGCCGCGCTCGGCGACGGCCGCTGGCTGGCCGCGTTCGGCGAAGCCGGCGCGGCGATGTTCGACGCCGCCGGCCGCTGCCTCAAGCGCTACGCGGCGCCCGCGCACCGGCTGGTGATCGGCGACAGCGGCGAGGTCGCGCTGGCGCTGGCGCGGCGCGAATCGGTCTGGCGCATCGCCCGGCTCGATCTGACCGGACACCGCATCGAAGATCTCGGCGCGTTGCCGCTGCAGTTCTTCGCCGACCGCTTCGACGGCGTCGCCTGGGCGGCGGTGTCCGGCCAGCGCATCGTCGCCTTCGACGCCGGCCCGGTGGGCGAGGGCGGACGGCCGCTGCAGGTGCTGTGGAGCGTCGGCGACCTCGGCGGCGACATCGTCCAGGCGCGGTTCCTGCGCCACGACGAACTGTTCCTGGTCGCCGGCCGCGGCGTCACCACGGTCTGGCATTACCGCACCCATCCCAGCCGCGGGTTGGTCTCGCGCGAACCGGTCGAGGTGCCGGCGCACGGCTGGATGCTGCTCGACCCGCACAACACCGTCGACGACGTCGTCATCGCCGCCAACGAAGACGGCGGCATGCGCTTCTCGTTCCGCTTCGGCGGCCGCAACTGCGCGATCGACCTGGAACCGCCGGAACCGGTCGGCGGCGAATGCGAGAGCTCGCTGATCCCGCTGGCGCGCGGCTTCCTGGTGGTGCTGCACGGCGTCTACCGGATGCGCGCCTACCTGATCCGCCGCGGCAACGACGAGGCCGCGCGCTGCGTGGCGCGGATCGACTGGCCGCAGGCGCGGCTGCGCGCGCGCGAGCAGGCCGACCGGCTGGTGCTGTTCGACGACGAAGGGCGGGCGATGTCGATCGGGGCGGAGAGCTCGCAGGTGCGCAGCGTGCAGTTGCGTTGA
- a CDS encoding ATP-binding protein, which produces MPDTPPNDPTAGLLAALAAGPDNPALARLVVDACLGAADAAALGRALDLSGPALLADPAQRDAALALLLRAGDDARALAVAAPDSAAALFAQARLKLGEGARDEARALYQRAIALNPALEDAALASELSGKVISLAAARRPAPGPGAQTSIANDDTDADDVVRLLQPAQARIDFAQVGGLDEVKQQIRRRIVTPFLKPSLFERFKRRSGGGILMYGPPGCGKTLLARATAGECGARFFNVAITDVLDMYIGESERKLHAIFETARRQAPAVVFFDEVEAIGGKRQHSREAGAAKLVSQFLTELDGFAQNNSGVLILGATNVPWAVDAAFRRPGRFDRVLFVPPPDEPARRTILQLLLRERPLADGIDAGELARLTSGYSGADLGHLVETAVDEAIEESIEQGREAPLTMQHLRTALKDTRATTLEWLTTARNHARYANQGGQYDEVLDFLKRHGAG; this is translated from the coding sequence ATGCCCGATACGCCACCGAACGATCCCACCGCCGGCCTGCTCGCCGCGCTCGCCGCCGGCCCCGACAATCCGGCGCTGGCCCGGCTGGTGGTCGACGCCTGCCTGGGCGCGGCCGACGCCGCCGCGCTGGGCCGCGCGCTGGACCTGTCCGGTCCGGCCCTGCTCGCCGATCCGGCCCAGCGCGACGCCGCGCTGGCGCTGCTGCTGCGCGCCGGCGACGACGCGCGCGCGCTCGCCGTCGCCGCGCCCGATTCGGCCGCCGCGCTGTTCGCGCAGGCGCGGCTGAAGCTCGGCGAGGGCGCGCGCGACGAAGCTCGCGCGCTTTACCAACGCGCGATCGCGCTGAATCCGGCGCTGGAAGACGCCGCGCTGGCGTCGGAACTCAGCGGCAAGGTGATCTCGCTCGCCGCCGCGCGCCGGCCCGCGCCGGGCCCCGGCGCGCAGACCAGCATCGCCAACGACGACACCGACGCCGACGACGTGGTCCGCCTGCTGCAACCGGCGCAGGCGCGGATCGACTTCGCCCAGGTCGGCGGGCTGGACGAGGTCAAGCAGCAGATCCGCCGCCGCATCGTCACCCCGTTCCTCAAGCCCTCGCTGTTCGAGCGCTTCAAGCGCCGCTCCGGCGGCGGCATCCTGATGTACGGCCCGCCCGGCTGCGGCAAGACCCTGCTCGCCCGCGCCACCGCCGGCGAATGCGGCGCGCGCTTCTTCAACGTCGCCATCACCGACGTGCTGGACATGTACATCGGCGAATCCGAGCGCAAGCTGCACGCGATCTTCGAGACCGCGCGCCGCCAGGCGCCGGCGGTGGTGTTCTTCGACGAAGTCGAGGCCATCGGCGGCAAGCGCCAGCACTCGCGCGAGGCCGGCGCGGCCAAGCTGGTCAGCCAGTTCCTGACCGAACTCGACGGCTTCGCCCAGAACAACAGCGGCGTGCTGATCCTCGGCGCGACCAACGTGCCGTGGGCGGTCGACGCCGCGTTCCGCCGTCCCGGCCGCTTCGACCGGGTGCTGTTCGTGCCGCCGCCGGACGAACCGGCGCGGCGCACGATCCTGCAACTGCTGCTGCGCGAACGGCCGCTGGCCGACGGCATCGATGCCGGCGAACTGGCGCGGCTGACCTCGGGCTACTCCGGCGCCGACCTCGGCCATCTGGTCGAGACCGCGGTCGACGAGGCGATCGAGGAATCGATCGAACAAGGCCGCGAGGCGCCGCTGACCATGCAGCACCTGCGCACCGCGCTCAAGGACACCCGCGCGACCACCCTGGAATGGCTGACCACCGCGCGCAACCACGCGCGCTACGCCAACCAGGGCGGCCAGTACGACGAGGTGCTGGACTTCCTCAAACGCCACGGAGCCGGCTGA
- a CDS encoding AAA family ATPase, with amino-acid sequence MISSPQDSAAQHAAARVRDAVHAATTGLIEREQLAELIVLAAVAQEHLLILGPPGTAKSAVVRRVAAALGGRYFEYLLGRFTEPSELFGPVDLRRLREGVVETDVSGMLPQAEVAFLDEVFLGSTAILNTLLGVLNERRFRRGHTQIACPLRVCVGASNALPDDESLAAFADRFLLHLFVEPVPDHQLEALLAGGWQAERLALSHQAELSDIDELSRRVPAVAMERARGALADAIRKLRGAGLSLSDRRIVKAQRLIAAAAVLAGRDHATEADLWPLFYVLPTREAQVAAQDVLRDSLAAAANPTLRAAVEHAALQPVSRVARLLEAARACLAGPGDAPGAGVIAEALLREIDANFDADALPAELAAERARLAERVSAAA; translated from the coding sequence ATGATTTCCAGCCCGCAAGACTCCGCCGCGCAACACGCCGCGGCCCGCGTCCGCGATGCCGTGCACGCGGCCACCACCGGCCTGATCGAACGCGAGCAGTTGGCCGAACTGATCGTGCTGGCGGCGGTGGCGCAGGAGCACCTGTTGATCCTCGGTCCGCCCGGCACCGCCAAGAGCGCGGTGGTGCGGCGGGTCGCCGCGGCGTTGGGCGGGCGTTATTTCGAATACCTGCTGGGCCGCTTCACCGAGCCGTCGGAACTGTTCGGCCCGGTCGACCTGCGCCGGCTGCGCGAGGGCGTGGTCGAGACCGACGTCAGCGGCATGCTGCCGCAGGCCGAGGTCGCCTTCCTCGACGAAGTGTTCCTGGGCTCGACCGCGATCCTCAACACCTTGCTCGGCGTGCTCAACGAGCGCCGCTTCCGCCGCGGCCACACCCAGATCGCGTGCCCGCTGCGGGTCTGCGTCGGCGCGTCCAACGCGCTGCCCGACGACGAATCGCTGGCCGCCTTCGCCGACCGCTTCCTGCTGCACCTGTTCGTCGAGCCGGTGCCGGACCACCAGCTCGAAGCCTTGCTCGCCGGCGGTTGGCAGGCCGAGCGCCTGGCCTTGTCGCACCAGGCCGAACTGAGCGACATCGACGAACTGAGCCGGCGGGTGCCGGCGGTGGCGATGGAACGCGCGCGCGGCGCGCTGGCCGATGCGATCCGCAAGCTGCGCGGCGCCGGGCTGAGCCTGTCGGACCGGCGCATCGTCAAGGCCCAGCGCCTGATCGCCGCGGCCGCGGTGCTGGCCGGGCGCGACCACGCGACCGAGGCCGACCTGTGGCCGCTGTTCTACGTGCTGCCCACGCGCGAGGCGCAGGTGGCGGCGCAGGATGTGCTGCGCGATTCGCTCGCCGCCGCCGCCAACCCGACTCTGCGCGCGGCGGTCGAGCATGCCGCGTTGCAGCCGGTGTCGCGGGTCGCGCGTTTGCTCGAAGCCGCGCGCGCCTGCCTGGCCGGCCCCGGCGACGCGCCCGGCGCGGGCGTGATCGCCGAGGCCTTGCTGCGCGAGATCGACGCCAACTTCGACGCCGACGCGTTGCCGGCCGAACTGGCCGCCGAACGAGCGCGCCTGGCCGAGCGGGTGTCGGCGGCGGCATGA
- a CDS encoding rhomboid family intramembrane serine protease, translating into MVSRLFSSIPSVTRKLLIANVAVFLLQSIAGASEATRAWPLWFELWPWVPAPYEVDGPGFMPWQLLTSGFMHGGLGHLVFNMLALVMFGASIEHEWGARRYAIYYVVCLLGSALLQLAAATYAIYQGQLILTLGASGAIYGLLLAYGVMFPNRKVTLLPFPIVLKARTLVIVYVVASLFYGVFTTGTGVAHFAHLGGMLVGWLLIRWWRSHPPRGGSGGPRRDPRAEALRARRKASKLRLVK; encoded by the coding sequence ATGGTTTCCAGGCTTTTTTCCAGCATCCCGTCGGTCACGCGCAAGCTGCTGATCGCCAACGTGGCCGTTTTCCTGTTGCAGTCCATCGCCGGCGCGAGCGAAGCCACGCGCGCCTGGCCGCTGTGGTTCGAGCTGTGGCCGTGGGTGCCGGCGCCGTACGAGGTCGACGGGCCCGGCTTCATGCCGTGGCAGTTGCTGACCTCCGGCTTCATGCACGGCGGGCTCGGCCACCTGGTGTTCAACATGCTCGCGCTGGTGATGTTCGGCGCGTCGATCGAGCACGAATGGGGCGCGCGGCGCTACGCGATCTATTACGTCGTCTGTTTGCTCGGCTCGGCGCTGCTGCAATTGGCGGCGGCCACCTATGCCATCTACCAGGGCCAGCTGATCCTGACCCTGGGCGCGTCGGGCGCGATCTACGGCCTGCTGCTGGCCTACGGGGTGATGTTCCCGAACCGCAAGGTGACCCTGCTGCCGTTCCCGATCGTGCTCAAGGCGCGCACGCTGGTGATCGTGTACGTGGTCGCCTCGCTGTTCTACGGCGTGTTCACCACCGGCACCGGCGTGGCCCACTTCGCCCATCTCGGCGGCATGCTGGTGGGCTGGCTGCTGATCCGCTGGTGGCGCTCGCACCCGCCGCGCGGCGGCAGCGGCGGCCCGCGCCGCGACCCGCGCGCCGAGGCGCTGCGCGCGCGGCGCAAGGCGTCGAAGCTGCGGCTGGTCAAGTAA
- a CDS encoding tetratricopeptide repeat protein produces the protein MSAFGHDALYRMAERYYAHGQIDAAIDALLRLLGEDADHSDAHAFLALCLVKRKRLHAAALEARRALELTPESAFAHLAAASAATAQRRYAEAEAHLQAARERSPEAAPVADAFARLYRAWGRDAQALEQARRACALDPDDPDYPALLAWLELRRGDRAQAERLAREVLAGHPEHLDALCVLGHCELARGRADSAREHAAWALQIDPTDADALTLMAAVKARQSPLLGLWWRLQSFLSAGSRTRMVLLLLGMFLIYRIALIALPQQGLAQWVGPISYGWLLFCAYTWIAPTLFWRSVKKELEQVRLRPGF, from the coding sequence ATGAGCGCCTTCGGCCACGACGCGCTGTACCGCATGGCCGAGCGCTACTACGCGCACGGCCAGATCGACGCCGCCATCGACGCGCTGCTGCGCCTGCTCGGCGAGGACGCCGACCACAGCGACGCGCACGCGTTCCTGGCGCTGTGCCTGGTCAAGCGCAAGCGCCTGCACGCGGCCGCGCTGGAGGCGCGGCGCGCGCTGGAGCTGACGCCCGAGTCGGCGTTCGCGCACCTGGCCGCGGCCAGCGCGGCGACCGCGCAGCGCCGCTACGCCGAGGCCGAAGCGCACCTGCAGGCCGCGCGCGAACGCTCGCCGGAGGCGGCGCCGGTGGCCGACGCCTTCGCCCGCCTCTACCGCGCCTGGGGCCGCGACGCGCAGGCGCTGGAGCAGGCGCGCCGGGCCTGCGCGCTCGACCCCGACGATCCCGACTACCCCGCCCTGCTGGCCTGGCTGGAACTGCGCCGCGGCGACCGCGCGCAAGCCGAGCGGCTGGCGCGCGAGGTGCTCGCCGGCCATCCCGAACACCTCGACGCGCTGTGCGTGCTCGGCCACTGCGAACTCGCCCGCGGCCGCGCCGACAGCGCCCGCGAGCACGCCGCCTGGGCCTTGCAGATCGATCCCACCGACGCCGACGCGCTGACCCTGATGGCCGCGGTCAAGGCGCGCCAAAGCCCGCTGCTGGGCCTGTGGTGGCGCTTGCAGAGCTTCCTCAGCGCCGGCTCGCGCACGCGCATGGTGTTGCTGCTGCTGGGCATGTTCCTGATCTACCGCATCGCCCTGATCGCGCTGCCGCAGCAGGGACTGGCGCAATGGGTCGGCCCGATCTCGTACGGCTGGCTGCTGTTCTGCGCCTACACCTGGATCGCTCCGACGCTGTTCTGGCGCTCGGTCAAGAAGGAACTGGAACAGGTGCGGCTGCGCCCCGGTTTCTGA